In the genome of Chloroflexota bacterium, the window GCCTCGATTTAATGCAGCGCGACCCCAAAAACGAATTGGCAGGCTTGCAAGGGCTATTTTCAATTTAGCAAGGGAGTTCGGGTATGCAGGAGCTACGCACATTCAACCACAACCATCTGGCCGAATTGGCTCCTTTGATCGCCGCTAGCACCGCCGAAGGCTATAGCATGGTGCAACGTTTTTACGATGAATGGCAGAGTGGCGTACAAACCTTTGCCCAAGTTGGCGAGGGCTTTTGGGGCATTTGGCAAGGCCAGCGTTTGCGGGCAATTGGCGGCATCAGTCGCGACCCCTACCAACCAAACATTCAGATTGGGCGCATTCGCCATGTCTATGTGCTGCCAGCTTGGCGACGACATGGCTTGGCGCAACAAATTGTGCTGCATAGCCTGAAGCATGCTGCTGGCCACTTTGCACAAATTAGTTTATATACGAGCAATCCGGCGGCGGCGCAGTTGTATCTGCGTTGTGGGTTTGCGCCAGCGACCGGATTGGTGCGCACGACTCATTGCTACAACTACCCAAGCTAGCAGCGAAATTGCTTTTAGGCCATTAGCATGAGCAATTTTGCCTATCATTCTCATCCACTTCTCATCCAAAATGTTAAATCGGCTTGACATATCAATTTGCACAGAATCGATTTTGCTGGTATACTCGCAGCC includes:
- a CDS encoding GNAT family N-acetyltransferase; translation: MQELRTFNHNHLAELAPLIAASTAEGYSMVQRFYDEWQSGVQTFAQVGEGFWGIWQGQRLRAIGGISRDPYQPNIQIGRIRHVYVLPAWRRHGLAQQIVLHSLKHAAGHFAQISLYTSNPAAAQLYLRCGFAPATGLVRTTHCYNYPS